TCTCAGTCCAGGTAAAGCGGCACACCAGCTCCGTGCGTTTTCGGGTGGTGGTGTGCTGTGGTGTACTACAGGGAGGTTTGACGATGATTCTGACGGATGGCCTGACGATGACATACCGGGTGCCCGTACGCCCTGCGGGGCTGCGCGCCGCGCTGCGCTCGCTCGTGCGCCGGAGCGTGCGCGAGGTGCAAGCGGTCCGTAACATCTCGTTCGAGCTTACGCCCGGCGAGCTCGTAGGCTTTATCGGCCCGAACGGGGCGGGCAAAACCACCACCCTCAAAATGCTCTCGGGCATCCTTCACCCGACGAGCGGCCGGGCGAGCGTGCTCGGCTACGCCCCCTGGAAGCGAGCGCACGCCTTTTTGCGCCGCACCGCCATGATCCGCGGCAGCCGCCCACTGGCCGCGCCGGGGGAACTCACCGTCATGGATATCTTGCACTTTCAAAAACTTGTCTACGAGGTGCCCGAGGGCGAATTCAGGCGCAACCTGGGGGAACTCACCGAGCTCTTAGGTTTGGAGCCGCTCCTCGAGAGGCAGGTGCGGGCGCTGTCGCTCGGAGGAGGCGCCGGGATTTCCAGCTATTACGTTGCCCTCCTAACGGTGCGCCTGCTGAGCGCCTCGTATGAAAACCACACCTTCTCCGGACGCATCTACGACGGGAGCCTGGCGGAGGACCTGCTCCGGCCGCATGGCGTCGTCCTCGCGCCGCTGGCCTATAACCTGGCGATGCGGGTATGGCACGCCTTGCTCGGCCTGCCGCTGCTGGTGGGCGCGGCCCTCCTCTTTGGCGCCTCCTTTGACCTTGCCGAGGTGGGGATCGCGCTGCCAGCGCTGGTGCTGGCTGGGGGGTTGCGCTTTCTTTTCACCTACACGCTTGCGCTCTCGGCCTTTTGGACCGAGCGTGCGCACGGTGTGGTCGGCTTCGGCGACGTGCTCATCTTCCTCCTGGGCGGCGAGGCGGCACCGCTCCCGCTCATGCCCGAAGCGTTGCGCCCCTGGGCGGAGGCACTGCCCTTTAGGGCGATGCTCGGCTTCCCGGCGGAAGTGGCGAGCGGGGTTTTGAGCACTGGCCAGATCATCGCCGGGTACGTCTGGCAGCTCGCCTGGGGGATGGCTTTGGTGTTTCTTGCCGCGCTGGTGTGGCAGCGCGGGGTGCGCCGCTACACGGCGGTCGGGGGGTGAACGGTGCGTTACCTGAGACTCTTTTGGGCTCTTATCGTCATCTCGGTTCAGCGGGAGCTCGCTCACCGGGCAAACCTCATCTTCCAGGCGCTCCTCACCGCGACCGGGTTCGCCGCCGGGCTCGCGACGCTTGGCATCGTTTATAGCCAGACGGACACGCTGGCCGGCTGGCGGTTTGAGGAGACGCTCGTGCTGCTCGGCGTGTTTTACCTGATGAGCGGTGTGCTCGAGGCCTTTATCTCCCCGAACCTCGCCTGGTTCGGAGGCAAACTTCGGCAAGGGGAGCTCGACGATCTGCTTCTCCAGCCGGTCTCGAGCGTGTTTCTCGCCAGCCTCGGGACCTGCCAACCGTGGGCGCTCGCCCAGGTCGCGCTCGGCGCGATGGTGACGGCAGTGGGCGTAGCCGGTGCGGGTGGCGTTCCCAGCGCGGTGCAGCTCGCCATGTTTTTGCTCCTCATCGCCGCGGGCGTGATCCTCACCTGGGCCTCGCGGGTGCTGCTGGCAAGTCTCGCCTTCTGGGCGCCGCATGCGGAGCTGGACGTGCTCTACTCGGCCCTCTGGCAGTTCGGCCGCTATCCGCTGGACGTCTACCATCCGGCCATCCGCGCGCTCTTGACCTACCTCCTGCCTGTCGCTTTTATCACCATTATGCCCGCACGGGCGCTGACGCGGGGGGTGCCGCTGTGGCTGGCGGGGGCTGGCCTCGCAGCTGGCCTCGGCGGGGTTGTGCTGGTGCTTGCCGTGTGGCGGGCTGGCTTAAGGCGCTATACCAGCGCGACGAGTTGAGCCGCCCGCAAAAGCCTGAGCTTGATAAGATAGAGTTAGTAGGAGAAACTAAAAGGAGAAAGGGTACAAGAAAGGATAAGACAGTATGAAGCGATGGTTTAGATGGTTTTTTGTCTTGATGGCTTTGATGTTAGCCGCTTCAGGCTTCGCTCCGGCGCAAGAGGAAGGACCGCAGGAGGGTAGTGCCCGCATCCACTACCACCGCCCCGACGGCGACTACGAGGGCTGGGAGCTGCACGTCTGGGAGGACACCACCGAGTCGGTAACCTGGGAGGACGGCCTGGATATCGCCGCTGAGACGGATTACGGTGTCTACTGGGACGTAGCCCTTACGGACGGCGCGCGCCGCGTCGGCTTTATCGTCCACCGCGGCGACGACAAGGACCCCGGTCCCGACATGTTTCTCAACCTCGAGCAGCACGGCAACGAAATCTGGCTCGTTTCAGGGAGTGACAACATCTATAGCGAGCAACCCGACCCCGACAATCTTCCTGCCGCTGGTCCGGCCCTTGCCCCCGACCTTGCCCCCGACCTTGCGCTCGCCAAGGCCCACTGGGTCTCGGAGAGCACCATCGCCTGGCCGCTTGAACCTGCCGAGGGCGCGACTTACGCGCTACATTACGAGCCCGACGGGGATCTCGCCATCGAGGACGGTGAGGTCAGAGGCGGGCAGGTGGCGCTTCTCTCTTTTGACCGTGACGGCTTAAGCGACGAGGTTCTCGCCAAATTTCCCCACCTAGAGGGCTACACCGCCCTG
This window of the Deinococcota bacterium genome carries:
- a CDS encoding ABC-2 family transporter protein: MTYRVPVRPAGLRAALRSLVRRSVREVQAVRNISFELTPGELVGFIGPNGAGKTTTLKMLSGILHPTSGRASVLGYAPWKRAHAFLRRTAMIRGSRPLAAPGELTVMDILHFQKLVYEVPEGEFRRNLGELTELLGLEPLLERQVRALSLGGGAGISSYYVALLTVRLLSASYENHTFSGRIYDGSLAEDLLRPHGVVLAPLAYNLAMRVWHALLGLPLLVGAALLFGASFDLAEVGIALPALVLAGGLRFLFTYTLALSAFWTERAHGVVGFGDVLIFLLGGEAAPLPLMPEALRPWAEALPFRAMLGFPAEVASGVLSTGQIIAGYVWQLAWGMALVFLAALVWQRGVRRYTAVGG
- a CDS encoding ABC-2 family transporter protein; the encoded protein is MRYLRLFWALIVISVQRELAHRANLIFQALLTATGFAAGLATLGIVYSQTDTLAGWRFEETLVLLGVFYLMSGVLEAFISPNLAWFGGKLRQGELDDLLLQPVSSVFLASLGTCQPWALAQVALGAMVTAVGVAGAGGVPSAVQLAMFLLLIAAGVILTWASRVLLASLAFWAPHAELDVLYSALWQFGRYPLDVYHPAIRALLTYLLPVAFITIMPARALTRGVPLWLAGAGLAAGLGGVVLVLAVWRAGLRRYTSATS